One window of the Cydia amplana chromosome 26, ilCydAmpl1.1, whole genome shotgun sequence genome contains the following:
- the LOC134660000 gene encoding zinc finger protein 37-like, translating to MEPSAVQENVSVKAEPCEACITDKPSIEESFVKDEPLLDDVCVKDSRCDGVSIKAEPSCSDVSVDDESLGVSAAAAAAELYADHVVKDELVLGPVLVERRMRHAPTGPTPQKTPTSRLETFQCAHCQYATFRKPSLISHLMKHTSEKVYKCYQCTFSCSYKSLMQVHVRTHTGEKPYTCEQCSYASAHQSDLRLHVETHSNEKRNQLQNIFTNP from the exons ATGGAACCGTCAGCGGTACAAGAGAATGTTTCCGTGAAGGCTGAGCCCTGTGAGGCGTGTATAACAGACAAGCCGTCGATCGAGGAATCGTTTGTGAAAGATGAACCTTTGCTGGATGACGTGTGTGTAAAAGACTCCAGGTGCGATGGCGTGTCTATAAAAGCCGAGCCCTCGTGCTCAGATGTGAGTGTGGATGACGAATCGCTTGGCGTgagcgcggcggccgcggcggcggAGCTGTACGCCGATCACGTGGTGAAAGATGAGCTCGTGCTCGGCCCCGTGCTAGTGGAGCGGCGCATGCGCCACGCACCAACAG GACCCACTCCACAGAAGACACCAACAAGTAGACTCGAAACTTTTCAATGTGCCCACTGCCAATACGCAACATTTAGAAAACCAAGCTTAATTAGTCATTTGATGAAACATACTAGTGAAAAGGTATACAAGTGTTACCAGTGTACCTTTTCTTGCAGCTACAAGAGTCTTATGCAAGTTCATGTAAGGACACACACGGGTGAAAAGCCTTATACATGCGAACAATGTAGTTATGCTAGTGCCCACCAAAGTGATTTGCGACTTCATGTAGAGACTCATTCTAATGAGAAACGTAACCAGT TACAAAACATCTTTACTAATCCATAA